Part of the Olsenella profusa DSM 13989 genome, GGAGCGCTCGCCGGAAGTGGGGAGGGGGGCGAGGCCTGATGGCGACCTACGCGGCGATTCTCTTCGGCATGATCCTCTCGGACAACCTCGTGCTCGCGAAGTTCATGGGCATGTGCCCCTTCCTGGGCGTCTCGAAGCGGCTTGACTCCGCCGTGGGCATGGGGGCGGCCGTCACGCTGGTGATGGTCGTCGCCATGTCGGTCACCTGGCCCATCCAGCAGCTCCTGGACCTCTGGGGCATCGGCTACCTGCAGACCGTCGCCTTCATCCTCGTCATCGCCATCCTCGTGCAGCTGCTGGAGATGGCCATCCGCAAGCAGTTCC contains:
- a CDS encoding electron transport complex protein RnfA; the encoded protein is MATYAAILFGMILSDNLVLAKFMGMCPFLGVSKRLDSAVGMGAAVTLVMVVAMSVTWPIQQLLDLWGIGYLQTVAFILVIAILVQLLEMAIRKQFPPLYTSLGVYLPLITTNCAVLGVTILAIEDGYTYLESLVAALGGGAGVPLCHDPLLWRAAAGGGGRPS